The sequence CCCTGCAACCTGTATTTTTCTAGCTTGTCTTCCTTACCCATGCAGCTTAGATTTGGCATTCCATCATTTCAGCCACATTCTTGACTGTGTTCTTGATGCCTCTCTTCCATTATTGTTTCATTCCAGCTGCCAAGTGAAACCTTAATCTTGGGTTCATATTCAAGAACTGTCAGTATTCAAGCACCTATACCCAAGATGAATCTTAACACTGTGTTAAAATCGTGTgtttataaattgtgtttttaacCTCAGTTGGACCCCCAGTGCTGCTCAGTGATCCTGTTCATTTTCCAGATCAGCTATCTTATTCTGCAcaacccattcttctcaaacctGACTTCATCTCCCTCTTCTTGCCAGTTGACCTCCCTGACAGCCTAGTGGGAGAtgcaagcagaaaaaaaacacagttacAGGCACTGTGACAGAGAAAGTATTGGGGCTCTGGGAGCACCCAGGAGGGAGGAACATCCAGTTTGCTCTTGAGCAGTTGGTAAAGGTGTCCTTAAAACAGCTTATGAGCTAAGTCCTGAAGGGAGAGTAGGGGTTtgccagacagagaaagcaatGAAGGAAAAGTAATTCTGTTTGTAGCATTGCATGCaggttaaaagataaaattggagAAGTAAGCAGGgtcagatatataaatatataaatacatatatatacatataaatttggACTTGATCCTGAGGAGAATGGGGAGACACTGAATTGTTTCAAGTGGGCATAAAATCAGATTTACACCTTGGAGTTGAGGGTGAAGACTGGAGGGGAGCAGAAAGCTTGCCAGAGCGATCAGTTGAGAACTGAAAGAGGCTTCAGCTAAGGCAGTGACAGCTGCTCCGGGAGCCTGAAACATATTGTTAAAAATACTTAGGAGGTAGAAGAGACAGAATTTGGTGACAGATTGGATGTAGGGGCCGAGGTAGAGGGAAGGGTCCAGGTGACATTTGGGTGTGTGAACTGAAAACAACTAGTATAGAACttacagaaagaggaaatctAGGGCAAGAACATACAGACTTCAGTTTTGGACATGGCACGTGGAAGATACAAACATGTCCATGTGAATCCAGCAAGCAGTTGGATGCTGGATCTGGAACTCCAGAGACATCTGAGATAGAGACAAGATTAGGAGCAGTCAGAATGGATGTAATCAGTAAGGTGTGGGGAATGGGGGAGATCCTAAAGGATGAGGACATAAGACCTATGGTAGAACCTTCACGGTATGATTAAGGGACAGACAGAAGATAAGGCTCCAGTGAAGTGTGAGGAGTGGCCAGAGGGATAGGAGGAATACTACAGAATTTAAGGTCATGGAAAGCAAGATAAGAATGCATTTCAAGGTTCAGAGGTGGAATCAGGTGGAATCTATTCCACCTTTCAATCCGAGTGATCCTTGTAATCTTGTAACCGTCTTTACTGGTATAAAGCTATGGAAGTGACGCTTTGTGGTTTTGGAGCCTAGGTTTCAATTGATCAtacaatttctgatttttttttttttttttctcttgaaattcaGTGCTACTGTGTGAAGGAACTCTGGCTAGTCTGCTGGATAGTGAGACCATATGCAGCAGAAACAAACGATCCCAGCAAAGATGAGACCACTTGGAAGAACCACCCAACTGAGCCCAGCtcaacttgcaaaaaaaaaaaaaaggtggttgttttaagccagaaaaacattttaaggttAAGATTCCTTAGAATATGTTTCTACAACACCTTATAATGCTCTGTAATATTCTCACACGTGTGTTTCTCATGCTGGATAATAAAACTCTAGGAGCATAGGGTCTCTATTGGTCTTATTATTTTATCCCAGTACTCAGCCTGAtacatagtgggtgctcaataaacatgaaTGGTTGAAGGGATTAGATCTATGGCgggggcaggcagggtggggggagtctCACCAAATTGCAGAAGTTGCCTCTAGGAATATGTTCCAAAGTGCACTTCATTCTCAAGTCTTATGGCCAGTGGTGGAAAGAAGGTGAATTGTGATGTATGTGGAACATGGGACCTTGAGGAGTTCCGTaaccaggaggagaaagaagtaaCAACAGCTAGTGGAGACAAAAAGAActgcttctcccttcttccccctccacGTTTCTAGTGAGAGTTGATCCCAGCATCCCAGACTTGTGTGACTATATAGGCAAGCTTTCAAAGACTAACTTTACTTTGGTACCCTAGCCCTCATGGCTTTCTGAGCAGATAATAGGCTTTTAAGTAGCAAAGCTCCCTGCTCTCAGAAAGCCCAACACCATGCGGAAGGGAGACACCCTGGAGGTAGCACCACCCACCTCAGCCTACCGCTCTGTCATGGAGGAGTATGGTTACGAGGTGGGCAAGGTCATTGGCAATGGCTCCTATGGGACGGTTTATGAGGCTTACTACACAAAGCAGAAGATCATGGTGGCTGTCAAGATCATCTCAAAGAAGAAGGCCTCTGAGGACTACCTTAACAAGTTCCTGCCCCGTGAGATACAGGTTGGAAAGGGGGCTAGAATAGGGTACTGGTACCAAGCTCATTAAGACTTCTGGCCATGGTCTGGAGGGGGTAGAGCCAgaacccacccccaaccccaaatCGGGTGAATGTCTTACTATGCAGCAGGAAGATGATACAAATTCAACCTctttccacccacccactcacctcCAGCGCCTCACAAAGTAAAAGTACAAAGCATAGGGTCTGCCCACAAACCACCAGCCCTCTGGGGTTTAATCCTGCTGCAGAGTTCTAAGTAAGTTAGCAGCAGGACAGTAGGAGGGCTGGGAGCACAGCCAGGGTTCGCCCTTCCCAGATTTGATGGGTCCCTCTTCCGGGGCCAGGTAATGAAGGTCCTGCAGCACAAGTACCTCATCAACTTCTATCAGGCCATCGAAACCACATCCCGAGTATACATCATTCTGGAGCTGGCTCAGGGTGGTGACGTCCTTGAATGGATCCAGCACTATGGGGCTTGCTCTGAGCCCCATGCTGGCAAGTGGTTCTCCCAGATGACCCTGGGCATCGCCTACCTGCACAGCAAGGGCATCGTGCACCGGTGAGGGCGCTGCCACCCAGGCTGGGGCCTTTGGGCTCTCAAGGGGGTTTTatgcatattttccattttctgccctctttttccctcccttggCCTTCCTCAGTTATCTAGGCCCATCCATCCCCTCTATTTTAATTGTCTGGTCAAGAACATTTATGTAGTACCCACCGTGAACACAGCACTCTGTGAACTACAATGATGAGCCCTCGCTGCTCCCCAGGTACCATCCTCTCTCACCTTTGGGCTCTGCTCATTAACTCCATGGTTCCTTCCTCTCAACCTTGTGTCCTCATAACGGCACCTGTCTCCCACTTTGCCTTTTCCATCTCTAGCCTCTGACCCCTGGCCCTTCAGCTCCTGGTCTAATACTAAGCCCTCTCCCCAGCCTGACCCCCAGCCTTTCTGCTGCTGGTAGGGACTTAAAGTTGGAGAACCTGTTGCTGGACAAGTGGGAGAACGTGAAGATATCGGACTTTGGCTTCGCCAAGATGGTGCCTTCTAACCAGACTGTGCATGGTAGCTCTTCTTACCGCCATATGAACTGCTTTACCCACCTCAGCCGGACCTACTGTGGCAGCTTTGCTTATGCCTGCCCGGAGATCTTGCTGGGCTTGCCCTACAACCCTTTCCTGTCTGACACCTGGAGCATGGGCGTCATCCTCTACACTCTAGTGGTGGCCCGGCTGCCCTTTGATGACACCAATCTCTTAAAGCTGCTGAAAGAGACTCAAAAGGAGGTCACTTTTCCACCTAACTACTCCATCTCCCAGGAGTGCAAGGTGCTGGCTCCCCCAGGAGGGCTGAGGCCTCAGGGATGACCCACAGGGAGGGAATACCTAATGTAGGCCTCCCCACCCCGGGGGAGGCTCTTCCCCACCATCACTGTCTCACACTGTAGCCCCTGCCCTAGAGTagttggtggggagggagcttAAAGGGCCATTCCTGGGCTCCACACCTTAGATGTGAGTGATGAGCTGGTTTCAGCAGGATAAGGCAAGGATTTCCCCCCAAGgaacccttccttcccttctgctccAGGGAGTTACATGCCAGGCTCATCAGGATCAAATCAGGGCCACACCCCCTTTTACCAGAGTGGTGTGATGGGCTatcctgcttctctctcaggTCCAACTGCTCATTGCCTGTGTGGCACAATGGGAGGCAAGCTCAGCCAagacctctctctcccctgccctagAACCTGGTCTTCCAGATGCTATGCCAAGCCACCAAGCGTGCCACCATCCTGGACATCATCAAGGATCCTTGGGTGCTCAAGTTCCAGCCTCAGCAACCCACCCATGAGATCAGGCTGCTTGAGGCCATGTGCCAACCCCCCAGCACCACTAATCGGCACCAGTCCTTGGAAATCAATACCTAAAAGTGGTTAAGGGAGGGAGTTGAGAGAGGAGCAAAGCAGGAGGGTCTGGGGCTAACGATCTTTTCTACGAAAAATAAATCTATACCTGATTTAGTTTCATCAGCTGGAGTCAAAGACACTCTTTCCTCAAGGGAACTAGCAGGGAACACTACTGAGTCCAAGAGGTGGATTTCTAACCAGTCTGTAACTGGTCATCTTGACACCTATTAAAGTCAACACTGTAATTCAGTATATAGCTCACATGTGGCTCAGGGGGAGAGGGTGCTCAGATGAACATCCCTTTCGGGAAGTTTCATTATTCTaagtaaatgcttattattaCACATCTCTGTGCATTCTAAATGTTCAAGCAGTGGGGCAGAGGCCCTGGTTGCTGTTTGGCCATGGCTCTCCCTGTTTATAACCAAAGGGATGGCATTATTTGCTCTCTTAGAAATGGGTATCAGGATGTGTGAAATGCCttggtttcttctccttccttcaaaTGCCACCTTAACCACGACTGAAACGATCCGAGTGAATCATGCACACTATTGCTCTTAGAAACAGAAATGACAGTTCAAACCAAGCCTGTTAGCTATGGGTTCTGAATAATGGAAAGCTCCTTGCTCCTTTATCCCTGtattctccctccctgcccttgaaAATGGGCTTTGCAAAGTGAAAATGAGTAGTAAGTCATGGGGCTGTCTTGGCAGAGGCATGACTGGGGGAAAGCAATGAGAGAAGACTCAGAGACAGCTCCACATGGTCCCAAGATAAATAATAGGTGGCAGTTATATATAATAAGGTTAACCTTAACCTCAGCACCAGGCAACTCTAGGACAAACCAATGTGAAAGATGAAACAGTacatgcctggaacatagtagatCAAGATATTGTCAGTGCCCACTTTCTCTATGTTCCAATGCCCCTTCTTACTCCCACTATGATTCATCGCTTGAAACAAAGCTCCAAAGACCAGGGAAGAGTTTCAGGTGTAGATGAGGCAGTAGAAACACTAGGGTTCCATCTGCCTGATTTTATTGGGAACAAGGGCACTGTAACTGTTATCAAAGAGAAGGAAGCCAAGGGGCTCCTCTTGCACCAATATTCTCTTTCAGAGttgagccagggaggggagggcaacAACCCTTTTTCAGGCAGGGTCACTATCACCCTCAGCAGGACCCCCCCAAAAGGCTACGTTCCTTTAGCTTAGCACTTGGCACTTAAGGAAAAGAGACCAATGAAGTCAGCGCCAGGAAAACAAGCCCAGACACATCAGGACACCCACTCAGCCAACTGCTTTAGtgcttcttcctcttcatccGCTTTGGGAGCTTGGGGGACAAGGATACccggagaaagaaagaagtattagGGCTTTGGCAACGTCAATAATCCCCTGCTGTGACACTGAGAATCTGCTGAAACATCTCTCCCTCAGCAAAGAACGTAAAGGTGTGGTCCTTCTGCTTGCTGGGCTGCTGCAAATTCCCAGAGCAGCTCTGTACAAATTGGGAAGATGTGCTTCTTTCTCCCAGCACTTGCAGCCCCACACCAGGGTACACAGATTGCTGAGTGAGGCAGAGGCTGGACTTCGTCTTCATTCCCCCTCAGCCAGGTACCCTTATGCAGTCAACAACCTGTGCAACTGTAGCAGCAGCCCTCTCTGCCTGGCTCCTTTGAGGCAGGATGTAAGAAGAATATAATCTTTCCCCATATCTATCCCACCCTCTCAAGTCCTTGAGACAAGAGAATAACCCTGAGTACCTGGCTCTTCAGGTAGATGTGTGGAAGGTACACTGGGCAGTTTGATGGGGGGTTCTTCCTCCTTGTCGCCTACATGTAACAACTCCCGGGCCAATTCCTCCTGCTCCAGCTTCTCTAGCTCCTCCAACAGTTCATCCTGGACATGGGACAAgaagactcttaaaaatgaagaaaggaaatgtcTACTTCCGAAAACATACCATTTTTGAATCCCCCCTCCCAAATTTGCCCCACAATTCTCTTGGGCATTCCTTCCGGCTAGTCTCATGCTTTCTCCAATATTCCCTGACCCCTTGCTCCAATCACCTCATCCACGTCAAAGCCCACAGGCCGAGAAATGGCATCTGAGATCTGCTGGGCCACCTCCTGTTGTTCTGTAATGTCGGCCATCAGTTCATCCACCTTGTCAATGTCCCTGAGAACAAGATATATAGCTATGAAATCAGGCAACAACGCTCCTGACTTTCCCATCTTGCATGGATGAACACCCTCCTGTCTGTGGCCTCAGACTGATAAATCCATGGCTATCAGAAGAGATCCCTGGGAAATTATGTGGAAGCAAGTCTGGGCTGAGAATTGGCAAGAAGCCACTTTGGGGAGAATAGGCTGTACTCCTCTTCCTGAAGgatctttaaaaattaggaaaatccctccttctctctctgcccttctccaactcacactctttctttctctcaaaaataaataaacatttaaaaaaattaaaaaaaaaaaaaaggagcacctggatggctcagtcag comes from Panthera tigris isolate Pti1 chromosome B3, P.tigris_Pti1_mat1.1, whole genome shotgun sequence and encodes:
- the TSSK4 gene encoding testis-specific serine/threonine-protein kinase 4 isoform X2, with the protein product MRKGDTLEVAPPTSAYRSVMEEYGYEVGKVIGNGSYGTVYEAYYTKQKIMVAVKIISKKKASEDYLNKFLPREIQVMKVLQHKYLINFYQAIETTSRVYIILELAQGGDVLEWIQHYGACSEPHAGKWFSQMTLGIAYLHSKGIVHRLTPSLSAAGRDLKLENLLLDKWENVKISDFGFAKMVPSNQTVHGSSSYRHMNCFTHLSRTYCGSFAYACPEILLGLPYNPFLSDTWSMGVILYTLVVARLPFDDTNLLKLLKETQKEVTFPPNYSISQECKVQLLIACVAQWEASSAKTSLSPALEPGLPDAMPSHQACHHPGHHQGSLGAQVPASATHP
- the TSSK4 gene encoding testis-specific serine/threonine-protein kinase 4 isoform X1, with amino-acid sequence MRKGDTLEVAPPTSAYRSVMEEYGYEVGKVIGNGSYGTVYEAYYTKQKIMVAVKIISKKKASEDYLNKFLPREIQVMKVLQHKYLINFYQAIETTSRVYIILELAQGGDVLEWIQHYGACSEPHAGKWFSQMTLGIAYLHSKGIVHRLTPSLSAAGRDLKLENLLLDKWENVKISDFGFAKMVPSNQTVHGSSSYRHMNCFTHLSRTYCGSFAYACPEILLGLPYNPFLSDTWSMGVILYTLVVARLPFDDTNLLKLLKETQKEVTFPPNYSISQECKNLVFQMLCQATKRATILDIIKDPWVLKFQPQQPTHEIRLLEAMCQPPSTTNRHQSLEINT
- the TSSK4 gene encoding testis-specific serine/threonine-protein kinase 4 isoform X4, whose product is MRKGDTLEVAPPTSAYRSVMEEYGYEVGKVIGNGSYGTVYEAYYTKQKIMVAVKIISKKKASEDYLNKFLPREIQVMKVLQHKYLINFYQAIETTSRVYIILELAQGGDVLEWIQHYGACSEPHAGKWFSQMTLGIAYLHSKGIVHRDLKLENLLLDKWENVKISDFGFAKMVPSNQTVHGSSSYRHMNCFTHLSRTYCGSFAYACPEILLGLPYNPFLSDTWSMGVILYTLVVARLPFDDTNLLKLLKETQKEVTFPPNYSISQECKVQLLIACVAQWEASSAKTSLSPALEPGLPDAMPSHQACHHPGHHQGSLGAQVPASATHP
- the TSSK4 gene encoding testis-specific serine/threonine-protein kinase 4 isoform X3, whose amino-acid sequence is MRKGDTLEVAPPTSAYRSVMEEYGYEVGKVIGNGSYGTVYEAYYTKQKIMVAVKIISKKKASEDYLNKFLPREIQVMKVLQHKYLINFYQAIETTSRVYIILELAQGGDVLEWIQHYGACSEPHAGKWFSQMTLGIAYLHSKGIVHRDLKLENLLLDKWENVKISDFGFAKMVPSNQTVHGSSSYRHMNCFTHLSRTYCGSFAYACPEILLGLPYNPFLSDTWSMGVILYTLVVARLPFDDTNLLKLLKETQKEVTFPPNYSISQECKNLVFQMLCQATKRATILDIIKDPWVLKFQPQQPTHEIRLLEAMCQPPSTTNRHQSLEINT